CATGGAGACGCTTGCGGCGATGGACAAGGTTCACTACACCGCGCTCGCCAAACCTTCGGACGATTATTTGTGCCGCCGCGTCGCGCTGTTCGATAATTGCAACTTGATTGATGGCGTGCCGAAGATTGACGGTTTTTATTCGCTGTATTTGCGCGAGACGGAGCAGGTCATCGCCGCGCTTTACGGACTCGACGGGCCCAAGACGGATTTGAAACCGTTGAAGGATTTTCTGGAAATCGGTTACAGCAATCCGGTGGGAAACGCGCGCGAAAATCCGCTGGATTGGGTGGCCCGCACGAATTTTATGCCGCTCGTGACCGCCGGGCAAAAACCGATTTTCGTGGATGAAACCAATTCCCTGATCGCGCTGGTGCAAACTAATTTCACTCCGCGCGAGATCGTTTACCTGCCGCTTGCCGCAAAAAATATTGTTACTGCAAAGCAAACCACGGCGCACATTCTTAATCAAAATATCCAGTCACAACGGCTTGACTTCAAAGTGACCGCCGACGCACCGGCGATGGTCGTGATCGCGCAATCGTTTTATCATCCATGGCGGGCATACGTGGACGGCGCGCGGGTCACGCTCTGGGAAGCGAACCACGCGTTTCAGGCGTTGGAAATTCCCGCGGGCGCGCATGAAGTGAAATTGATTTATCGCGACCGCGCATTGGAATTGGGCGCGCTTATTTCGCTGGTGTCGTTTGCGCTGGCGAGTTGTGTGTGGATTCGTGATCGCGCATGAGTGCGAAAACAAAGGACGTGCGCGGAGAAGCGGTCGCGGACGCGTGGCTGACGCCGGGAAAGTTTGCCGCCCTTTTAGGCATATTGTTTTTTGTTTGTTTTCCGCTGGTGGTGATTGGGAGCGAGACATTTTATTTTCGCGACTTCGGATGCTTTGGCTATTCTCTGGCGTTTTATCATCGCGAAGTATTGTGGCACGGCGGGATTCCGCTCTGGAATCCGTATAACGAATGCGGCCTGCCATTCCTGGCGCAATGGAACACGCTCACCCTTTATCCGCTCTCGTTGTTCTATTTGATTTTTCCATTGTCATGGTCATTGGGAATGTTCTGTCTCGGACATCTGTTTCTCGGCGGGATGGGAATGTATTTCCTCGCGCGCCGATGGACGGGAAATAATTTTGCGGCATCGCTGGCCGGCGCGCTATTCGCATTCAACGGCTTGACCTGGCAGGCATTGATGTGGCCGAACAACAGCGCGGCCCTGGGATGGATGCCGTGGGTGGTGCTGGCCGTGGAACTCGCGTGGCGCGAGGGCGGGCGGAAAATAATTCTCGCCGGGCTGGCGGGAGCGATGCAGATGCTCGCGGGCGCGCCGGAAATCATTTTACTGACGTGGCTGGCGGCGGGGGCATTTTGGCTGGTGGAAATATTTCACTCGAAGGTTCCCCGCAAAAAAATAGTTTGGCGATTCGTCCTGGTGATTCTCCTGGTGGCGGCGCTGGCGGCGGCGCAATTATTTCCTTTCCTCGACCTGCTTCAACATTCGCAGCGCGACAGCAATTACAGCGACTCGAATTGGGCGATGCCGCCAACCGGCTGGCTGAATTATCTCGTGCCGCTATTTCGCACGTTTTTTCAGAAAGGAATTTTTTCGCAATATGGACAGTTCTGGACGGCATCGTATTTTGCCGGGATCACCACGATTGCCCTGGCCGGTTTCGCCGTGTGGCGGGCGCGCGAACGGCGAACCTGGGTCCTCGCCGCACTGGCCGCGCTGAGTCTGCTTCTTTCGCTGGGCGACAAGGGGGTGTTATATGGAGTGCTGCGCCGGGTCATACCGGCGATGGGCTTCATGCGTTTCCCCATCAAGTTCGTGACGCTCGCCACGTTTGTTTTGCCGTTGCTGGCCGCCGTGGGGTTGGCTCGATTTCAAAATTCCCGGGATGCGGAAAGGGATCGGGAGCGAAAGAGACTTTGGTATATCGGTGGAATTCTGGGCGCGGGAATAACCGCGGTGGGGTTGTGGACCTGGGCCGTTCCGATGTGGCCGGGCGCTCCATTAACGGTGGGGAAAAATGCGGCGGTGCGAATCATTTTTCTCTGCGCGTCGCTGGCGTGCATTGTGTCGCTGCATCGCGCGACTGAATTGCGGTGGCAGCGGGCGCTGCGGGTTGGCGTGATCGCGTTATGCTGGTTCGATGTGTTTACCCATGCGCCGAATTTAAGCCCGGCATTTGATCGAAGCGTTTACGAACCGGATTCCGTGCGGGATTTTTACAAGTGGGACGGCGAATTACGGCCCGGGGTTTCGCGCGCGATGTCGTCCCTCGCGGCCCGGCGCTGGATTTCCCTTCATTCGGTCGCCGATCCGATGGCAGACGTGAATGGCCGGCGATTGGGCCTGTTCGCAGATTTCAACCTGCTGGATCATGCGGCCAAGGTTGATGGTTTTTACTCGCTCGATTTGCGGGAGTATAGCCTGGTAGCGCGTCTGCTGGATTCCACGACGAACGATTTTCCAAAGCTGGAGGATTTTTTATGCGTGTCGCGGATGAGCAATCCCACGAACCTGGTGGATTGGCTGCCCCGCGAGACGGCCATGCCCTTTCTCACCGCGGGCCAATCGCCCGCAGCCCTGGATGATGAAGCGGCGTTGCGCGGGATGTTGAGCGCGAATTTCAACCCGCGACAAATTGTGTTTCTCGAACCCGCCGCCAGCGGACAAATCAAAGCCTGGCCGGCGAAAGCAAGCGTAACTCCAAAATCAATCGAAGCCGAAAAGGTGGTCGCGGAAGTTACGGCGGACGCGCCCACAATGTTTGTGGTCTCCCAGGCTTTTTACCATGACTGGCGCGCGTACGTGGACGGCCTGCCTGTGCGATTGTGGCGGGCGAACGTGGCATTTCAAGCGCTCGAAGTTCCGGCGGGAAAACATGAAGTGCGGTTGGTGTATGAGGACTCGGCGTTCCGGTGGGGCGCGATCATTTCAATGGCTGCCCTGCTTGCCGCAGCCGCGAGCTGGTTTGGGCTGGGAAAAATGGCGACGCGACCGGGGGCAAAATAATTTACTGGGCGGCGGCGGATTTGGTGTCGGCGTCGAGCGACTTGATGTTCGCGCCTTTGGCGGCATCCATCACGCGGACGACCTGGCCCCACGGCGCTTTTTTGTCAGCCTTGAGTTCCACCTTGAGCGAGGGATTTTTCGCGGCTTCGGCTTGCAATTCGCTTTTTAGCGCATCCACGGTGATCGGCCTGGCTTCAGGGCCAAAACGCAATCCGCCATTTTCCTCGATGACGATCACCAGCGGCGGCGAATCGGTGGCGCCGGGTTTGGCCGCGTGAGAGGATTCCGGGAGCGCGAGGCGGAGAGAATTTTGCGGTTTCTTGAACGTGGTCGTGACCATCAAAAAAATGAGCACGACGATGAGCACATCAATCATCGCGACGATGATGACCGCGGGCGGCGAATTTTTTTTGCGGACGAAGAAGCGCATGGCTCAGTGTTTGGACAGCGCGCGATATTGCCGGCGCAAAAATTCCGAGCAGATGGTTTCCATTTCCACGGCGAGCATCTCAACTTTTTTATTGTAGTAACTCCACGCGATGAGCGAGGGAATGGCGATGAGCAAGCCGGTCATCGTAAAGCCAAGGATGAACGAGATGCCGCGCGCGAGCACGCTGTTGTCGGTGGCGGCGGCATCGCCCAAGCCGCCGAAAAGCGTGATCATGCCGTAGATGGTTCCGACCAACCCGAGCAGCGGCGCGATGCCCACGATGATTTCCAGGATGACCAGCCCGCGTTCGAGATAGACGACTTCCTGCCGCGCGCGCGTTTGCAGCGCAGCTTCATTTTCCTCCTGCGGAAGATCGAGATGATCCTCGGCGGAGAGCAGCAGCCGCGCGAGCGGCGAATGGGATTGTTCGCACAGCCGCTTCAATACTGGACGGTCTTCGGGCGTGCGACAGGCGTCGGCGGTGCTTTGCAGCGCGGAGGGCATGACGCGTTCGGCGCGCAGGGCGAAGCCGCAATAGACGATGAAGGTCAGGCTCGTGACCGACGTGAGGAACATGATGCTGATAAAAAAAGTTTCCATCTTGATTCAAATTATGACTCGCAGGGCGGTTGTTTATTCAGGACTTCATTCGTAATAAAAAGCGAAACGCACCACGCGGGTGTCCGTGTTGTAATATCGCTGCATGTCGGGCGGCCACTTCCCGAACGGCGCGGGTT
This sequence is a window from Verrucomicrobiia bacterium. Protein-coding genes within it:
- a CDS encoding biopolymer transporter ExbD encodes the protein MRFFVRKKNSPPAVIIVAMIDVLIVVLIFLMVTTTFKKPQNSLRLALPESSHAAKPGATDSPPLVIVIEENGGLRFGPEARPITVDALKSELQAEAAKNPSLKVELKADKKAPWGQVVRVMDAAKGANIKSLDADTKSAAAQ
- a CDS encoding MotA/TolQ/ExbB proton channel family protein, with protein sequence METFFISIMFLTSVTSLTFIVYCGFALRAERVMPSALQSTADACRTPEDRPVLKRLCEQSHSPLARLLLSAEDHLDLPQEENEAALQTRARQEVVYLERGLVILEIIVGIAPLLGLVGTIYGMITLFGGLGDAAATDNSVLARGISFILGFTMTGLLIAIPSLIAWSYYNKKVEMLAVEMETICSEFLRRQYRALSKH